A region of the bacterium genome:
CGGGCTCACGCGGGCGAGTTCCTTGGAGATGATGGCCGGGACAGCCGGGTCGGCGATGGCACCGGAGGTGATCAACCCCTCGATGTCGAGGGCATCGGACATTTCGCCCATGATTTCGAATGGCGAGAGGCTGCCGGCTTCGAGTTCGGGGATGCGTGGCTCGATTTCGCGATTGCAGAAATCGCGGATCACGGACTCCATGACTTGTTGGGTTTCGTCGAATTCCACAATTCCCCCTGGGCGTTCCTGCGCAGAGCGCAATCGGGAAGAGCGCAATCATACTCATCTCCGCCGACTGGCGGGTTTCTCCAGCCGAACGGATCTGGCCCTAGGTGTGAAAGGTCTCGGCGATTGCGGTTGCGTAGAAGAACGCCTTCTCCGGGCCGAGGCCGTACGCCGGGGGGACGATGCAGATCGAATCGGCCAGGCCATCGAGCTTGCCGATCCGCTCGCGCACCTTTTCGGGCTCTCCGACGCTGACGAAGGCGCGCACCATTTCGTCGGGAACCAGGTGCGCGACGCTCATGTAGTCGCCTCGTTGGACACCCTCCTGGAGCTTGCGCGCGACATCGAGGAAGCCGTGTGCCTCGAAGAAGGATTCGTATTGCTTCACGCCGCCGTAGAACGCGATCGTCGGCCGTGAATCCTCGATGGCCTCGGCCTCGTTGGGATTGGGCGCCGCCCAGGGCCAGATATTGACCTCGATGTCGCTGCGGCCCCGGCCGGCGGCTTCGAGAGCCCGGTCGAGTTCCGGAGCCATCGATTCCTTTGCCCACTCGATCGACCACATCGGGTGGCCGATCAGGCCGTCCGCGACCTGTGCCGCCATCCGGACCATCGGGGCTCGTAGGGCGGCGACCCAGATTGGAATCTCCTCGCGCAGCGGCGCTGCCGTCGGCTGGAGTTCCTTGAAATCCGCCTGGTAGTACTCGCCTTCGAAGGGCTCGAGCCCCTTGTGAGCACCGCTCACGATGTGGCGAATGGCTTCTACCGTTTCCCTCAGGTGCGTGACGGGCTTGTGCACGGGTGCGCCAAAGACTCCGTGGGACCATGCTTGCACACTCGCGCCGACGCCCAATGTGAAACGTCCACCGGAGATCCGATCCATGTCGATGGCGGCCATGGCCGTCTCGAAGGGGCTTCGGGCAGCCGCGATGGCGATGCCACTGGCCAATTGCAAGCGCTCCGTCACACCGGCCGCGACAGCCAGGGGTAGGAAGGGTGGGCCCATGACCTGCGGCGCGAAGCAACCATGGATTCCCCTGGCTTCGGCCTGGCGGGCCATTTCGACGAGAATCGGGGCGGGGAGCGGCTGCAGCACACTCCAGTGTCGCGGGCTCGAGGGTTCGCTGTTCGTCATCGATTGCCTCCCGGCGTTGTCATGCAGGCTTCAGTTCTTCCGACTCATCCGTTCGATCCCACCGAGGAAGAGCTCGGTGGCAAATGTGGTTGCCTTCTCCACGTCGGCCTTCGTGCGTACGCAATGGATCGCCAGCTCACTCGCTACACCGATGGCGGCCAGGGCGACGAGATCGAAATCCATCGCGGGCACGACGCCCTCCTTCGCCTTGGAGCGAAGATCCTTCGTGAGATCGGCGATCGCCGGCTCCAATGCCTTGTGAGACATCAGTTCTTCGATCTCTCCGGCGTTGCGTGTCAGCAGCGCCAGGACCATTTCGTCCTCGACGAAGATTTCGAAGCAGATCCTGAACGCGGATCGCAGCAGGTCTTCCAGCGTTTCTGCGGCTTCGCGGGCTTCGTGGACGCGTCTTCGGAGTTCGATCTGGAAATCGCCGATGAGCTCGTGGAGCAGGGCTTCCTTGTCGGGGAAGTAGTTGTAGAAGGTGCCGCTGGCCAGGTCGGTACGGCGAGTGATGTCACGCACGGTCGTGGCACCGAATCCCAGTTCGCAGAAGGCATCGTGGGCAGCCCGGAGGATTTCCGCCCGATTGCGCGCGGCATTGCGTGCACGCTTGCCGATCTCGACCTCGCCGTCTTCCTCGTGGCGGCGCGACGGCGTACTCCGTCCGCTCAAGATCGCTCGACGAAGACGTTATCCGCATCCTTGGAGAAAGCGGCCAGGAGAAAGCGCTCCTGGGGTTTCTCGGAGGCCGTCTTGGGAATTTCGTCGACGACCTGGAGGTAGGAAGGTACGAAGTTCGATTCCAGGGCAGTGCGACATGCTTCGAAGACGGCCGCGGGAGAAAAGCCGGCGGCATCCGTCGGTACGATGGCCGCGACGACGTCCTTCTCTCCCGGAGCGCCAGAGGCAGCCTCGACCCCATAGATGAAGACGTCCGTGACTGAGGGCACCTCCGCGATCGCCTTCTCGACGAAACTGATGTTGACGAAATCGCCGTTATGGCGGATTCCTCCGCCCTTTCGGTAGTCGAAGTAGAACCAGCCCTCGGCATCGGTATGGCCGATGTCGCCGCTACGAAGCCAGCCGCCGCGGGTCTTCTTCTCCGAAGCCGACGGATTCTCGTGGTACTCGACGCTCGCGCCGCTGCCATCCATCGGCCGCGAGCAGATCTCACCCTGAACGCCGGCCGGGCATTCCTGGTCGTTTTCGTCGAGGACCTTCATCTCGAGCCCCGGGGCCGGCTTCCCGAAGGAACCCATCGGGCCCGTGCCGCCCGGGTTGAAGGCGAGCCCGCCCTCGATGGCGCCGTACCATTCGAAGATCTCTACCTGGAAGCGTTCCGCGAACGATTCCCAGATGGCTGCCGGCATTCCGGCGCTCATCACGCGGCGAACCGGATTGTCGCCGTCGTTCGGCTTTCGCGGTTCCGAGTAGATGGCCGTGGCCATGCCGCCGAGCAGCGAAAAGCTGGTGCAGCCTCGCGTGCGACACACGTCCCAGAGCTTCGACTTCGTGAACTTCCGGCTGAAGACGCCGCGAAGACTCATCGCCAGCGACGGACCGAGCGTCACGGCCTGGGCATTCCCGTGGGTGAGCGAGAGGCCCGTGTAGGGGCGCTCGTCCGGCTGGTAGCCCGCGATCAATCCGACGCCGGCATAGGAGCCAAAGCGGGCATTGGGGAAGACGACGCCCTTCGGGTCGCCGGTCGTTCCAGAGGTGTAGATGATCTGCAGGGGATCGTTCGGACCCTCGAGGCGGACATCCACCGTCGATGCCGGCTTGGAAAGCACTTCGGCGAGTGAGTCGACACCTCGGGCTTCCGAGAGCGGAAGGAGGTCCTTCCCTTCCCCGGATTCGAGGGCCAGGACCCATGCGATGTCCGCATTGTCCTTCTGCGCCGAGACGATCTCGCGCAGGGCGTAGTCACCGCATACCGCACCGTGGCAGCCGGCGTTGCGCAACATGTACGCCAGCTTCTCGCCCTTCGTCCGAGGGTCGATCGGCACGAAGACACAGCCGGTGATGGAGGCGGCGATCATCGCCTCCACGAACTCCGGGTGGTTGCGCATCATCAGGGCGAAACGATCGCCGCGCTCCATGCCACGCTCGATCAGTGCTGCCGCAAGCCGGTTGCCGTTCGTCGTCAGCTCCGAGTAGGTGCGAACCTCGTCCGGCGTCGCGTCACCGTCGAGGCTCAGGTGCTCGAAGGTGAGGACGTCGAGGTCGGGCTTCTGTTCGGCGCGGATCTGCACCAGATCCGCCAGGATCATTTCACTGCGTTCGCGCATGCTTCCCTCTTCAGGACTGGAGAATCGTCACGACCATCGCGGCAACATCAGGGCCGATGTTGCCTCCGCCATTCTGGGCCAGCCCGACGCGGGCTCCCTCGACCTGGCGGTCTCCGGAGCGTCCCTGCAACTGCTCGGCCAGCTCGACGATCTGGGCGATGCCCGTAGCACCCACGGGATGGCCCTTGCGAAGCAAGCCGCCCGAGGTGTTGACCGGCAGGCGCCCGCCGAGGCGCGTTGTGCCGTCGCTGACCAGCTTGCCGCCCTCACCCTTCGGGCAGAGCCCCAGGTACTCGTAGGCCATGACCTCGGCCGGGGCCGAGGCGTCGTGCAATTCAACGACGCTCAGGTCTTCCGGGCCCACGCCGGCCTCTTCGTAGGCCGTTCGCGAGCAGACCTCGCCCGCACCGTCCTCGCCGTACTCGTGATCCCAACCGGAACGCAGCACGCTCGAGGTGATCTTCACGGGTTTCTGGATGCCGAGCTCGCGCGCCTTGGCTTCGCTGACGAGCACGACCGCAGCCGCGCCGTCGCCGATCGGCGAGCACATGGGGCGCGTCAGAGGCTCGGCAATCATCGGAGAGGCCAGCACGTCTTCGATGGACAGAGCCTCCCGAAACTGCGCCCGCGGGTTCATGCTTCCGTGGAAGGAGTTCTTCGCCGAGACGCCGGCGAATTGCTCGACGGTGGTTCCATAGTTGGCCATGTGTCCGCGTGCGGCGGCGGCGTAGATGTCCATGAACATCGAGCGCTTTTCGCCCGCGCCGGAAGCGCCGCTCTTGGCACCGCTCTCCTTCGCACTCTCCTGCAGGCGCTTCATGATCCCTTGCATGGCCTCGACATCCACCGCGCCGCTGAACGCCGCAAAGGACTTCCGCTTGTCCGCGTGGTAGAGCTTCTCGACGCCCAGCGCGAGAACGACGTCGTAGAGACCGGCGGACACCATCGCGGCTGCTTCGTGAAGTGCCGTCGAGGAGCTTGCGCAGGCATTCTCCACGTTCACGACCGGCAGCTTGCCGAGGCCGATCGAGCGAAGGATGACCTGGCCGCGGATACATTCCTGACCCGTAACGAGGCCGGCGGCCGCGTTGCCGACATAGGCCGCTTGCAGATCGTCCAGGCCGAGGCCGGAATCGGCGATGGCCAGCTGGACCGCGTCGGCACCCAGGGCCTTGAGACCCGTTTCCATATGCTTTCCGAAGGGCGTCATCCCGACACCCGCGATGACCGCGTTCAGTTTCATCCGTTCACTCCTATGTTCTCGCCCCGGATCCGATGAGCCGGCTCAAAGCAGGCCGTGCCCCTTTACGCCGAGGGCATTCTTCAAGTATTCGAGTTCTTCCTCGCGCCAGGCTGTTGGTGACTGGCTCTGGATCAATCCGTCCGCTTCGAGTTCGTCGAGCACTTCCTGGGAGCGCGGGAACGCATTCCCATAGCCATTCATGTGGAAGAGCTTGTCGAAAGGCTGGCGAGGGCGCTGGCCGCCCGCCTCCGGGCTCTCGGCCGGGTAGCCCACCGTCTGCAGGAGTAGCACGCGACAGGATTCCGGCAGCCCCAGGTTCTCGCGAATCTGCTCGCCGTGAGGCGTCCCCAGGCAGCAGGTTCCGAGCCCCTGTTCGAACGCCATCAACGTGGCCTGGGCGATGCCCTGTCCACAGTCGATTTCATTCATGCCCGGCTCCTTGAACTGCTCGAGGAGCGATGAGAAGATCGGGATGATCTGCTCCTCGAGGGCCTTCTCCTTGCCTTCGCCAAAGCCGAGGGCACCGGCCTTCAACAGCTCGCGAAGCCTGTCCGATTGCTCGTCGACCGCTGCCGTCTCCAGGTACCAGACGATCACGACCGGAGCGATGCGGATCTGGAAGCCGGCGATCGGTGCGAGCAGCGCGTCCCTCACCTCCTGCGAAGCCGTGTCCTTGAAGACGACCACGGCGCGCAGGCTCTGCACGTTCCCCCAATGAGAGGCAATGCGCGCGGCTTCCAGCATGCGCTGGATCTTCTCGGGCTCGACGGGCTTGTAAGGCAGCAGGAAGCGTATGGATCGCCTGTTGCCGATGACCTGCCTGAGTTCCATTTCCTGATCTCCTCTCCCTCTGGGTTCCGTTCCTCGGCGATCTAGAGCTTTTCAGCTCCGACCAGGCTGAGGATGTCGTTGCAACCGTCCTCGATCATCGAGGCACGGGCGTCTCTGAGCAGCTTCTCGATGGGGTACTCACGGGTCAGCCCATTTCCACCAAAGATCTGCAGGGCGTCGCTCGCAACCTCGAACGCGGTCTGCGTGCAGTAGGTCTTCGATGCGATCGAGTACTGGAGCAAGGGCGGCTGCGTCGAGTTGTAGAGCGCCACGCGTCGGGCGAGCGAACGGGCTGCTTCTACGCGACTGAACATCCGGAAGATCTTCGCCTTCACGCTCTGGTGCTCGAAGATCGGCACGCCTCCCTGGATGCGCTCTTTCGAGTAGGCGAGCGCATGCTCGAAAGCCGCGCTGGCGACGCCCACGAAGATGCTTCCCATGGCCGCGTTCGCGGTCGCGAGCACCATTTCGACGATCCCGCTGTAGGCGTCCGCGCCCACGACCATGTAATCGGCCGGAATCCGCACGTCGTCGAAGAAGATCTCGCCCTGGTTGAGGGCCCGCTGCCCGAGCTTGTCCAGCGGCTTGCCCCGGGAGACACCCGGCAAGTCCAGGGGCACCAGCGCAACGCCGCCCCCCTTGAAACCCCGGCTCGGATCGAT
Encoded here:
- a CDS encoding LLM class flavin-dependent oxidoreductase, coding for MTNSEPSSPRHWSVLQPLPAPILVEMARQAEARGIHGCFAPQVMGPPFLPLAVAAGVTERLQLASGIAIAAARSPFETAMAAIDMDRISGGRFTLGVGASVQAWSHGVFGAPVHKPVTHLRETVEAIRHIVSGAHKGLEPFEGEYYQADFKELQPTAAPLREEIPIWVAALRAPMVRMAAQVADGLIGHPMWSIEWAKESMAPELDRALEAAGRGRSDIEVNIWPWAAPNPNEAEAIEDSRPTIAFYGGVKQYESFFEAHGFLDVARKLQEGVQRGDYMSVAHLVPDEMVRAFVSVGEPEKVRERIGKLDGLADSICIVPPAYGLGPEKAFFYATAIAETFHT
- a CDS encoding ATP-dependent acyl-CoA ligase, producing MRERSEMILADLVQIRAEQKPDLDVLTFEHLSLDGDATPDEVRTYSELTTNGNRLAAALIERGMERGDRFALMMRNHPEFVEAMIAASITGCVFVPIDPRTKGEKLAYMLRNAGCHGAVCGDYALREIVSAQKDNADIAWVLALESGEGKDLLPLSEARGVDSLAEVLSKPASTVDVRLEGPNDPLQIIYTSGTTGDPKGVVFPNARFGSYAGVGLIAGYQPDERPYTGLSLTHGNAQAVTLGPSLAMSLRGVFSRKFTKSKLWDVCRTRGCTSFSLLGGMATAIYSEPRKPNDGDNPVRRVMSAGMPAAIWESFAERFQVEIFEWYGAIEGGLAFNPGGTGPMGSFGKPAPGLEMKVLDENDQECPAGVQGEICSRPMDGSGASVEYHENPSASEKKTRGGWLRSGDIGHTDAEGWFYFDYRKGGGIRHNGDFVNISFVEKAIAEVPSVTDVFIYGVEAASGAPGEKDVVAAIVPTDAAGFSPAAVFEACRTALESNFVPSYLQVVDEIPKTASEKPQERFLLAAFSKDADNVFVERS
- a CDS encoding thiolase family protein codes for the protein MKLNAVIAGVGMTPFGKHMETGLKALGADAVQLAIADSGLGLDDLQAAYVGNAAAGLVTGQECIRGQVILRSIGLGKLPVVNVENACASSSTALHEAAAMVSAGLYDVVLALGVEKLYHADKRKSFAAFSGAVDVEAMQGIMKRLQESAKESGAKSGASGAGEKRSMFMDIYAAAARGHMANYGTTVEQFAGVSAKNSFHGSMNPRAQFREALSIEDVLASPMIAEPLTRPMCSPIGDGAAAVVLVSEAKARELGIQKPVKITSSVLRSGWDHEYGEDGAGEVCSRTAYEEAGVGPEDLSVVELHDASAPAEVMAYEYLGLCPKGEGGKLVSDGTTRLGGRLPVNTSGGLLRKGHPVGATGIAQIVELAEQLQGRSGDRQVEGARVGLAQNGGGNIGPDVAAMVVTILQS
- a CDS encoding acyl-CoA dehydrogenase family protein: MPMEDIDVGLSEEERAVRDMTHKFAEEVMRPAGLELDRLADPSDVIASDSVLWNVFERYRELGIGMFEAGDGEVDPIAAARVRYLVNEQLGWGDAGLAISLGVMGFPTMFAGLSGKPELVERFAPPESKEIGCWAITEPDHGSDTLAFGELKVPEGSIRANCTATLDGDEYVIRGQKAAWVSNGTIATVATLFCTIDPSRGFKGGGVALVPLDLPGVSRGKPLDKLGQRALNQGEIFFDDVRIPADYMVVGADAYSGIVEMVLATANAAMGSIFVGVASAAFEHALAYSKERIQGGVPIFEHQSVKAKIFRMFSRVEAARSLARRVALYNSTQPPLLQYSIASKTYCTQTAFEVASDALQIFGGNGLTREYPIEKLLRDARASMIEDGCNDILSLVGAEKL
- a CDS encoding TetR/AcrR family transcriptional regulator is translated as MSGRSTPSRRHEEDGEVEIGKRARNAARNRAEILRAAHDAFCELGFGATTVRDITRRTDLASGTFYNYFPDKEALLHELIGDFQIELRRRVHEAREAAETLEDLLRSAFRICFEIFVEDEMVLALLTRNAGEIEELMSHKALEPAIADLTKDLRSKAKEGVVPAMDFDLVALAAIGVASELAIHCVRTKADVEKATTFATELFLGGIERMSRKN